A single region of the Massilia sp. erpn genome encodes:
- a CDS encoding lmo0937 family membrane protein, which produces MLYTLAVILVILWLLGLVTSYTIGGFIHVLLVVAIIMVLLRLISGRNV; this is translated from the coding sequence ATGTTATACACACTGGCTGTTATCCTCGTCATTCTGTGGCTGCTCGGTCTGGTCACGTCTTACACCATCGGCGGCTTCATCCACGTGCTGCTGGTGGTGGCCATCATCATGGTGCTGCTGCGCCTGATCAGCGGGCGCAACGTTTAG
- a CDS encoding OmpA family protein, which translates to MNFQHKASTKSLAGALALLLALAASGCADMNATQRGTATGAGIGAGLGAILGASTGGGGSGRAAGGAVLGAAVGAIAGNIWSQRMEDQKRAMEQATKGTGVQVSQTPDNRLKLEIPSDISFDTNRSDIKANFRPILDRFASTLNDNPAATVSIVGHTDSTGSDAINQPLSVDRASHTRDYLATRGVSPTRIVVEGRGAREPIAPNEDNAGRARNRRVEIFVAEPQPRS; encoded by the coding sequence ATGAACTTCCAACACAAGGCATCCACCAAATCTCTGGCCGGCGCACTGGCCCTGCTACTGGCCCTGGCCGCCAGCGGCTGCGCCGACATGAACGCGACACAGCGCGGCACGGCCACCGGCGCCGGCATCGGCGCCGGCCTGGGCGCCATTCTCGGCGCCAGCACCGGCGGCGGCGGCAGCGGCCGCGCGGCCGGCGGCGCCGTGCTCGGTGCGGCGGTCGGCGCCATCGCCGGCAATATCTGGTCGCAGCGCATGGAAGATCAGAAACGGGCCATGGAGCAGGCCACCAAGGGCACCGGCGTCCAGGTCAGCCAGACCCCCGACAACCGGCTGAAGCTGGAAATCCCCAGCGATATTTCCTTCGACACCAACCGCTCCGACATCAAGGCCAACTTCCGGCCCATCCTCGACCGCTTCGCCAGCACCCTCAACGACAATCCCGCCGCCACCGTCAGCATCGTCGGCCACACCGACAGCACCGGCAGCGACGCCATCAACCAGCCCCTGTCCGTGGACCGCGCCTCGCATACGCGCGACTACCTCGCCACGCGCGGCGTCTCGCCGACGCGCATCGTGGTCGAAGGCCGCGGCGCGCGCGAACCGATCGCCCCCAACGAGGACAATGCCGGCCGCGCCCGCAATCGCCGTGTAGAAATCTTTGTTGCCGAGCCTCAGCCACGCAGCTGA
- a CDS encoding DUF3617 domain-containing protein yields MPFRPTLLACALLLVGSSAGAQTLKPGLWEMNNRIAGGSPETMQAMARAQKEMANLPADQRKMLEQMMAQRGVGLNLGDGGGVKLTYCMTKEMAEKRELPAGQPGDCRSTSTPVPGGVNVSFHCNKPPSQGKGQVIFEGDTGYTMRMDVTSSAHGAPQQMMVEGSGRWLSADCGAAPKPR; encoded by the coding sequence ATGCCCTTCCGTCCCACCCTGCTGGCCTGCGCCCTGCTGCTTGTGGGCAGCAGCGCCGGCGCCCAGACCCTCAAGCCCGGCCTATGGGAGATGAACAACCGCATCGCCGGCGGCAGTCCGGAAACCATGCAAGCCATGGCGCGCGCGCAAAAGGAAATGGCGAACCTGCCGGCCGACCAGCGCAAGATGCTGGAACAGATGATGGCCCAGCGCGGCGTCGGTCTGAACCTGGGCGATGGCGGCGGCGTCAAGCTCACCTACTGCATGACCAAGGAAATGGCCGAAAAGCGCGAACTGCCGGCCGGCCAGCCTGGCGACTGCCGCAGCACCAGCACCCCGGTCCCGGGCGGCGTGAACGTCAGCTTCCACTGCAACAAACCGCCCTCGCAAGGCAAAGGCCAAGTCATCTTCGAAGGCGACACCGGCTACACCATGCGCATGGACGTCACCAGCAGCGCCCATGGTGCGCCCCAGCAGATGATGGTCGAAGGCAGCGGCCGCTGGCTCAGCGCCGACTGCGGCGCCGCCCCCAAGCCGCGCTAA